A window from Lytechinus pictus isolate F3 Inbred chromosome 9, Lp3.0, whole genome shotgun sequence encodes these proteins:
- the LOC129268723 gene encoding alpha-amylase A-like isoform X1, with protein sequence MAIHLLQLILYSMVQLKIMYNFVVWFCLLAGALGYNTPNTAFDRTAMVHLFEWPWNSIANECETFLAPHGFGGVQISPPNEHRVIYAPYWDPNVKRPWYESYQPISYGLNSRRGTEQQFADMVRRCNDVGVRIYVDAVVNHMCGEDAGVGTGSGGSAYNTGEFSFPGAGYSSNDFNQPLSRCKSSNGQITNYGDINEVRDCNLVGLLDLYTGSDYVRGQIASYFNKVIDLGVAGFRVDAAKHMWPGDIEAILGMTNDLNTAYFPANTRPFFFHEVIDKGGEPVKALDYINLGRVTDFIYGESLGNYFKNSNNLGDLWDFGKGKGAHWDLDSDKALVFIDNHDNQRGHGGGGNILTHSSPDQYKQAVAFMMAWPYGFPRIMSSYKFNEDWQGPPSDFDYNVIEPTFNADGSCSGDWICEHRWRSITNMVRWRSQAGSSSVENFQGGQDWVHFSRGSKAFIAIARYGTSLSKQVQTGLPAGEYCNLALVDYDSSAGTCTGSSTVSVDSSGNANIYISGQNDDTLLYIHVGALKNGPIVGPTNQPTNQPSSGGPTQGPNPTSPTGSERTVIFMYKPTSNGQFVTVRGGIDTSRRSGCGAPAESDNCAIPITHLMNGDDTFNKKKAGDHFLDWHGKESGQDWDTIGTPMVWTTNDANYYKTVENDGYGYTPLNKWGEHYWMVELDVDCSKTEEGGWFELKGLLAENEWESNRQQGECSGSKGGKPLLSSAGNHFALCGHVNVFKYNEDFCQIDNL encoded by the exons ATGGCAATCCATCTTCTACAACTGATTTTGTATTCAATG GTTCAACTGAAAATTATGTACAACTTTGTTGTTTGGTTCTGCCTGTTGGCTGGGGCCCTGGGTTATAATACCCCAAACACGGCCTTCGATCGAACAGCCATGGTACATCTCTTTGAGTGGCCGTGGAACAGTATCGCTAATGAATGTGAAAC ATTTTTGGCCCCGCATGGCTTCGGTGGAGTTCAGATATCCCCTCCTAATGAACATCGAGTGATTTACGCGCCATATTGGGATCCGAATGTAAAACGACCATGGTACGAAAGCTACCAGCCAATCAGCTACGGACTTAATAGTCGCCGTGGAACCGAGCAACAGTTTGCGGATATGGTACGACGCTGCAACGACGTCGGAGTGAGGATATATGTAGACGCTGTCGTCAATCACATGTGTGGAGAAGATGCAG GCGTCGGGACGGGATCCGGTGGATCTGCCTATAACACTGGCGAGTTTTCTTTCCCCGGTGCCGGGTACTCTAGTAATGACTTCAACCAGCCGCTCAGTAGATGCAAATCCAGTAATGGCCAAATCACTAACTATGGAGACATTAATGAG GTACGTGACTGTAACCTTGTGGGACTCCTAGATCTGTACACAGGCAGCGATTATGTCAGGGGTCAAATTGCATCATACTTCAATAAAGTGATTGATCTAGGTGTTGCTGGATTCCGTGTGGATGCCGCCAAGCATATGTGGCCTGGCGACATTGAGGCAATCTTGGGCATGACCAATGACCTTAACACCGCCTACTTCCCTGCGAATACACGACCGTTCTTTTTTCACGAAGTGATTGATAAGGGCGGGGAACCCGTCAAAGCACTAGATTACATCAATTTAGGTAGAGTCACGGACTTCATCTACGGGGAATCCTTGGGTAACTATTTCAAGAATTCGAACAATCTGGGAGATTTGTGGGATTTTGGCAAGGGCAAAGGCGCTCATTGGGATCTGGACAGTGATAAGGCTCTGGTGTTTATTGATAACCATGACAACCAACGGGGTCATGGTGGGGGTGGCAACATCTTGACACATTCAAGCCCCGATCAGTATAAGCAAGCTGTTGCCTTTATGATGGCTTGGCCTTACGGTTTCCCTCGGATCATGAGCAGTTACAAATTTAATGAGGATTGGCAAGGACCTCCAAGTGATTTCGACTATAACGTAATAGAGCCGACATTCAACGCCGATGGGTCTTGCAGCGGTGACTGGATCTGTGAGCATCGCTGGAGGTCTATCACGAACATGGTCCGATGGCGCAGCCAGGCCGGAAGTAGTTCCGTGGAAAACTTCCAGGGTGGCCAGGACTGGGTTCACTTTTCCCGAGGTAGCAAAGCCTTCATCGCCATCGCTCGTTACGGCACTTCCCTGAGCAAGCAGGTTCAAACGGGTCTCCCCGCCGGAGAGTACTGCAACTTGGCCTTGGTGGATTACGATTCATCCGCAGGAACCTGTACGGGTAGCTCCACAGTCTCTGTGGATTCCTCGGGGAACGCCAACATCTATATCAGTGGGCAAAATGATGACACTCTACTGTACATCCATGTCGGTGCCTTGAAGAATGGACCCATCGTAGGACCTACAAATCAGCCAACCAACCAGCCTTCATCGGGGGGACCAACACAAGGTCCAAACCCCACTTCCCCAACTGGATCAGAGCGCACCgtcattttcatgtacaaaCCCACGAGTAACGGGCAGTTCGTGACTGTTCGTGGCGGCATCGACACAAGTAGGCGAAGTGGGTGCGGGGCGCCGGCAGAAAGCGACAACTGCGCCATTCCCATCACCCACCTAATGAATGGCGACGATACCTTTAATAAGAAAAAAGCAGGGGATCATTTCCTCGATTGGCACGGGAAAGAGTCGGGTCAGGATTGGGACACAATAGGTACCCCAATGGTTTGGACCACTAACGATGCAAACTACTATAAAACAGTCGAGAATGACGGTTACGGCTACACTCCTCTCAACAAGTGGGGGGAGCACTACTGGATGGTTGAACTCGATGTGGATTGTAGCAAGACGGAGGAAGGCGGATGGTTTGAGCTGAAGGGGTTGCTGGCAGAAAATGAATGGGAAAGCAATCGCCAACAGGGCGAATGTTCCGGCTCCAAAGGTGGAAAACCCCTGCTATCTTCTGCAGGAAATCATTTCGCTCTATGTGGCCATGTCAACGTCTTTAAATACAACGAGGATTTCTGCCAGATTGATAACCTGTAA
- the LOC129268723 gene encoding alpha-amylase A-like isoform X2 has protein sequence MYNFVVWFCLLAGALGYNTPNTAFDRTAMVHLFEWPWNSIANECETFLAPHGFGGVQISPPNEHRVIYAPYWDPNVKRPWYESYQPISYGLNSRRGTEQQFADMVRRCNDVGVRIYVDAVVNHMCGEDAGVGTGSGGSAYNTGEFSFPGAGYSSNDFNQPLSRCKSSNGQITNYGDINEVRDCNLVGLLDLYTGSDYVRGQIASYFNKVIDLGVAGFRVDAAKHMWPGDIEAILGMTNDLNTAYFPANTRPFFFHEVIDKGGEPVKALDYINLGRVTDFIYGESLGNYFKNSNNLGDLWDFGKGKGAHWDLDSDKALVFIDNHDNQRGHGGGGNILTHSSPDQYKQAVAFMMAWPYGFPRIMSSYKFNEDWQGPPSDFDYNVIEPTFNADGSCSGDWICEHRWRSITNMVRWRSQAGSSSVENFQGGQDWVHFSRGSKAFIAIARYGTSLSKQVQTGLPAGEYCNLALVDYDSSAGTCTGSSTVSVDSSGNANIYISGQNDDTLLYIHVGALKNGPIVGPTNQPTNQPSSGGPTQGPNPTSPTGSERTVIFMYKPTSNGQFVTVRGGIDTSRRSGCGAPAESDNCAIPITHLMNGDDTFNKKKAGDHFLDWHGKESGQDWDTIGTPMVWTTNDANYYKTVENDGYGYTPLNKWGEHYWMVELDVDCSKTEEGGWFELKGLLAENEWESNRQQGECSGSKGGKPLLSSAGNHFALCGHVNVFKYNEDFCQIDNL, from the exons ATGTACAACTTTGTTGTTTGGTTCTGCCTGTTGGCTGGGGCCCTGGGTTATAATACCCCAAACACGGCCTTCGATCGAACAGCCATGGTACATCTCTTTGAGTGGCCGTGGAACAGTATCGCTAATGAATGTGAAAC ATTTTTGGCCCCGCATGGCTTCGGTGGAGTTCAGATATCCCCTCCTAATGAACATCGAGTGATTTACGCGCCATATTGGGATCCGAATGTAAAACGACCATGGTACGAAAGCTACCAGCCAATCAGCTACGGACTTAATAGTCGCCGTGGAACCGAGCAACAGTTTGCGGATATGGTACGACGCTGCAACGACGTCGGAGTGAGGATATATGTAGACGCTGTCGTCAATCACATGTGTGGAGAAGATGCAG GCGTCGGGACGGGATCCGGTGGATCTGCCTATAACACTGGCGAGTTTTCTTTCCCCGGTGCCGGGTACTCTAGTAATGACTTCAACCAGCCGCTCAGTAGATGCAAATCCAGTAATGGCCAAATCACTAACTATGGAGACATTAATGAG GTACGTGACTGTAACCTTGTGGGACTCCTAGATCTGTACACAGGCAGCGATTATGTCAGGGGTCAAATTGCATCATACTTCAATAAAGTGATTGATCTAGGTGTTGCTGGATTCCGTGTGGATGCCGCCAAGCATATGTGGCCTGGCGACATTGAGGCAATCTTGGGCATGACCAATGACCTTAACACCGCCTACTTCCCTGCGAATACACGACCGTTCTTTTTTCACGAAGTGATTGATAAGGGCGGGGAACCCGTCAAAGCACTAGATTACATCAATTTAGGTAGAGTCACGGACTTCATCTACGGGGAATCCTTGGGTAACTATTTCAAGAATTCGAACAATCTGGGAGATTTGTGGGATTTTGGCAAGGGCAAAGGCGCTCATTGGGATCTGGACAGTGATAAGGCTCTGGTGTTTATTGATAACCATGACAACCAACGGGGTCATGGTGGGGGTGGCAACATCTTGACACATTCAAGCCCCGATCAGTATAAGCAAGCTGTTGCCTTTATGATGGCTTGGCCTTACGGTTTCCCTCGGATCATGAGCAGTTACAAATTTAATGAGGATTGGCAAGGACCTCCAAGTGATTTCGACTATAACGTAATAGAGCCGACATTCAACGCCGATGGGTCTTGCAGCGGTGACTGGATCTGTGAGCATCGCTGGAGGTCTATCACGAACATGGTCCGATGGCGCAGCCAGGCCGGAAGTAGTTCCGTGGAAAACTTCCAGGGTGGCCAGGACTGGGTTCACTTTTCCCGAGGTAGCAAAGCCTTCATCGCCATCGCTCGTTACGGCACTTCCCTGAGCAAGCAGGTTCAAACGGGTCTCCCCGCCGGAGAGTACTGCAACTTGGCCTTGGTGGATTACGATTCATCCGCAGGAACCTGTACGGGTAGCTCCACAGTCTCTGTGGATTCCTCGGGGAACGCCAACATCTATATCAGTGGGCAAAATGATGACACTCTACTGTACATCCATGTCGGTGCCTTGAAGAATGGACCCATCGTAGGACCTACAAATCAGCCAACCAACCAGCCTTCATCGGGGGGACCAACACAAGGTCCAAACCCCACTTCCCCAACTGGATCAGAGCGCACCgtcattttcatgtacaaaCCCACGAGTAACGGGCAGTTCGTGACTGTTCGTGGCGGCATCGACACAAGTAGGCGAAGTGGGTGCGGGGCGCCGGCAGAAAGCGACAACTGCGCCATTCCCATCACCCACCTAATGAATGGCGACGATACCTTTAATAAGAAAAAAGCAGGGGATCATTTCCTCGATTGGCACGGGAAAGAGTCGGGTCAGGATTGGGACACAATAGGTACCCCAATGGTTTGGACCACTAACGATGCAAACTACTATAAAACAGTCGAGAATGACGGTTACGGCTACACTCCTCTCAACAAGTGGGGGGAGCACTACTGGATGGTTGAACTCGATGTGGATTGTAGCAAGACGGAGGAAGGCGGATGGTTTGAGCTGAAGGGGTTGCTGGCAGAAAATGAATGGGAAAGCAATCGCCAACAGGGCGAATGTTCCGGCTCCAAAGGTGGAAAACCCCTGCTATCTTCTGCAGGAAATCATTTCGCTCTATGTGGCCATGTCAACGTCTTTAAATACAACGAGGATTTCTGCCAGATTGATAACCTGTAA
- the LOC129268723 gene encoding alpha-amylase A-like isoform X3, which produces MRRFLAPHGFGGVQISPPNEHRVIYAPYWDPNVKRPWYESYQPISYGLNSRRGTEQQFADMVRRCNDVGVRIYVDAVVNHMCGEDAGVGTGSGGSAYNTGEFSFPGAGYSSNDFNQPLSRCKSSNGQITNYGDINEVRDCNLVGLLDLYTGSDYVRGQIASYFNKVIDLGVAGFRVDAAKHMWPGDIEAILGMTNDLNTAYFPANTRPFFFHEVIDKGGEPVKALDYINLGRVTDFIYGESLGNYFKNSNNLGDLWDFGKGKGAHWDLDSDKALVFIDNHDNQRGHGGGGNILTHSSPDQYKQAVAFMMAWPYGFPRIMSSYKFNEDWQGPPSDFDYNVIEPTFNADGSCSGDWICEHRWRSITNMVRWRSQAGSSSVENFQGGQDWVHFSRGSKAFIAIARYGTSLSKQVQTGLPAGEYCNLALVDYDSSAGTCTGSSTVSVDSSGNANIYISGQNDDTLLYIHVGALKNGPIVGPTNQPTNQPSSGGPTQGPNPTSPTGSERTVIFMYKPTSNGQFVTVRGGIDTSRRSGCGAPAESDNCAIPITHLMNGDDTFNKKKAGDHFLDWHGKESGQDWDTIGTPMVWTTNDANYYKTVENDGYGYTPLNKWGEHYWMVELDVDCSKTEEGGWFELKGLLAENEWESNRQQGECSGSKGGKPLLSSAGNHFALCGHVNVFKYNEDFCQIDNL; this is translated from the exons ATGCGAAG ATTTTTGGCCCCGCATGGCTTCGGTGGAGTTCAGATATCCCCTCCTAATGAACATCGAGTGATTTACGCGCCATATTGGGATCCGAATGTAAAACGACCATGGTACGAAAGCTACCAGCCAATCAGCTACGGACTTAATAGTCGCCGTGGAACCGAGCAACAGTTTGCGGATATGGTACGACGCTGCAACGACGTCGGAGTGAGGATATATGTAGACGCTGTCGTCAATCACATGTGTGGAGAAGATGCAG GCGTCGGGACGGGATCCGGTGGATCTGCCTATAACACTGGCGAGTTTTCTTTCCCCGGTGCCGGGTACTCTAGTAATGACTTCAACCAGCCGCTCAGTAGATGCAAATCCAGTAATGGCCAAATCACTAACTATGGAGACATTAATGAG GTACGTGACTGTAACCTTGTGGGACTCCTAGATCTGTACACAGGCAGCGATTATGTCAGGGGTCAAATTGCATCATACTTCAATAAAGTGATTGATCTAGGTGTTGCTGGATTCCGTGTGGATGCCGCCAAGCATATGTGGCCTGGCGACATTGAGGCAATCTTGGGCATGACCAATGACCTTAACACCGCCTACTTCCCTGCGAATACACGACCGTTCTTTTTTCACGAAGTGATTGATAAGGGCGGGGAACCCGTCAAAGCACTAGATTACATCAATTTAGGTAGAGTCACGGACTTCATCTACGGGGAATCCTTGGGTAACTATTTCAAGAATTCGAACAATCTGGGAGATTTGTGGGATTTTGGCAAGGGCAAAGGCGCTCATTGGGATCTGGACAGTGATAAGGCTCTGGTGTTTATTGATAACCATGACAACCAACGGGGTCATGGTGGGGGTGGCAACATCTTGACACATTCAAGCCCCGATCAGTATAAGCAAGCTGTTGCCTTTATGATGGCTTGGCCTTACGGTTTCCCTCGGATCATGAGCAGTTACAAATTTAATGAGGATTGGCAAGGACCTCCAAGTGATTTCGACTATAACGTAATAGAGCCGACATTCAACGCCGATGGGTCTTGCAGCGGTGACTGGATCTGTGAGCATCGCTGGAGGTCTATCACGAACATGGTCCGATGGCGCAGCCAGGCCGGAAGTAGTTCCGTGGAAAACTTCCAGGGTGGCCAGGACTGGGTTCACTTTTCCCGAGGTAGCAAAGCCTTCATCGCCATCGCTCGTTACGGCACTTCCCTGAGCAAGCAGGTTCAAACGGGTCTCCCCGCCGGAGAGTACTGCAACTTGGCCTTGGTGGATTACGATTCATCCGCAGGAACCTGTACGGGTAGCTCCACAGTCTCTGTGGATTCCTCGGGGAACGCCAACATCTATATCAGTGGGCAAAATGATGACACTCTACTGTACATCCATGTCGGTGCCTTGAAGAATGGACCCATCGTAGGACCTACAAATCAGCCAACCAACCAGCCTTCATCGGGGGGACCAACACAAGGTCCAAACCCCACTTCCCCAACTGGATCAGAGCGCACCgtcattttcatgtacaaaCCCACGAGTAACGGGCAGTTCGTGACTGTTCGTGGCGGCATCGACACAAGTAGGCGAAGTGGGTGCGGGGCGCCGGCAGAAAGCGACAACTGCGCCATTCCCATCACCCACCTAATGAATGGCGACGATACCTTTAATAAGAAAAAAGCAGGGGATCATTTCCTCGATTGGCACGGGAAAGAGTCGGGTCAGGATTGGGACACAATAGGTACCCCAATGGTTTGGACCACTAACGATGCAAACTACTATAAAACAGTCGAGAATGACGGTTACGGCTACACTCCTCTCAACAAGTGGGGGGAGCACTACTGGATGGTTGAACTCGATGTGGATTGTAGCAAGACGGAGGAAGGCGGATGGTTTGAGCTGAAGGGGTTGCTGGCAGAAAATGAATGGGAAAGCAATCGCCAACAGGGCGAATGTTCCGGCTCCAAAGGTGGAAAACCCCTGCTATCTTCTGCAGGAAATCATTTCGCTCTATGTGGCCATGTCAACGTCTTTAAATACAACGAGGATTTCTGCCAGATTGATAACCTGTAA